The sequence CCAGCGCTCGTGTTCAGGCAAGTATTCTAAGTTTGTATGATACAAGCCGCATTAGAACACCTTTGAAAAGGGATTCTGCGGGCAAATTTTCTGAAACTACTTGGGAAGAATTAGATCAGGCGGTGTTGAATAAATTGAGTGCTTCGCCAGATGCACAAGTTCGCATATTAACTTCTACTGTAATTAGTCCTTCTACAAAAAAGGTATTTGATAAATTCACTGAAAAATATCCAAATACCAAAGTTTATACATATGATGCGGTTTCCTATTCAGGTATGTTAACTGCCAATGAGCAATCATTTGGTATGCGGGCAATTCCTAATTATGATTTCGCAAAAGCAAAAGTTATTTTAAGCTTTGATGCAGACTTTTTAGGCACATGGATTTCTCCCGTGGAATACACCAAAGCTTATATCCAAAACAGAAAAGTAAATAAAGATAAAAGGGAAATGTCCCGCCATTATCAAGTGGAATCTAGAATGAGTTTAACAGGAGCAAATGCAGATTATAGAATTGCATTAAAGCCTTCCGAACTGCATTCTGCGATTCAGCATGTTTTCAATGCAATTACCGGAGGGGGAAGTGTTGCTGTAGGTGATGAAAGTAAAATGAGCCACTTGAATCAGGCAGTAGAAATGTTGAAAGCAAACATGGGAAATTCATTGGTAATTTCCGGTTCAAATGATATTAATGCGCAAATTTTAATTAATGGAATTAATAATGCGTTAGGCAATTATGGTACTGTGATAAAATTGAATAGTGCCAATAAATTGCGTCAGGGTTCTGACACAGATTTGAAAAATTTTATTTCTGATTTAAATGCGAGTGCAGGGAGTGTAGCAATGATTTATAATTGCAATCCGGTATATGATTCACCTTTGGGAGCACAAATTGAAGAAGCAATTGGAAAAGCAGAAATCAGTATAGGCTTTACAGGTAATATGGATGAGACATCTCATATTTGTAGTCATATTGCGCCGGATCATCACTATCTGGAATCCTGGAATGATGCCGAACCACATACAGGTGTGTATTCATTTGCCCAACCTACAATTCAGCCCTTGTTTAATACAAGACAAATGCAGGATTCAATGCTTAAATGGGCAGGTTCTGAAATGAATTACCATGATTTTATGGTGGAAAATTGGAACACTACAAATTTTGTTAGCGAAACAAATAAGATAAGAGCATTTAATAAAGCATTGCAATCAGGATTATATCAATCTGAAATGCCAATGGATGCTATTTTGCCTGTATTCAGCGGAGACCTTGCAAAAGCAAGTGCCGGTATTTCTAAATCAGGTGCTGATGGTTTGGAAGTTCAGTTATATGAATCTATTGGATTAGGTGATGGCCGTTACGCAAATAATCCATGGTTACACGAAATGCCAGATCCGGTAACAAAGATTACTTGGGATAATTACTTAAACATATCTCCTGAGTGGGCCGAAGAAAATGATTTGATGCACGGTGATATTGTTACTCTTACAATCGGTTCTAATTCTGTGGATCTACCTGTTTCAATTCAACCCGGTCAAGCCAAAGGTTCTGCATCTGTTGCAATAGGTTTTGGTAGAACAATAGTTGGTAAAGTAGGTCAAGGTGTTGGTAAAGCAGTAGCAATTTTTGCTGATGCTTCTGGAGAGACAGTGAATTATAATCTGAGTGGTGCTTCAATTTCTAAGACAGGACAAAATGTAGTTTTTGCACAAACACAAACACATTTTAATCTGAATGATGGTATTGCAAAAAGAAAAATTGTAAAAGAAACCACCTTAGCAGAATACAAGAAAAATCCTTTAGCTGGTAATACAGATCGTGCTGCAGTATTAGGACAATTGGATACCTTCTATCCTGATTTTCAAGCTGGAAAAAATGGCTTTAATTGGGGGATGAATATAGACCTGAATACTTGTATCGGGTGCGGTGCATGTACAATTGCTTGTATCAGTGAAAATAATATTCCTGTTGTAGGAAAGGATGAAGTACGTAGAGCACATGAAATGCATTGGATACGTATTGACCGGTATTATGCAGGTGAAAATCCTGAAAATCCGGAAGTAGTATTTATGCCGATGATGTGCCAGCATTGTGAAAATGCGCCTTGCGAAAATGTTTGTCCTGTGGGCGCTACCAACCATAGTAGTGAAGGATTTAATCAAATGGCTTATAACCGTTGTATTGGAACAAGATACTGTGCAAACAACTGTCCTTATAAAGTAAGGCGATTCAACTGGTATGATTACACTGGTGCTGATACATTCGGTGAAATGAATGATGCAACTGAAAATGTTAGAATGGATACAATGGATGATTTAACTAGAATGGTTTTAAATCCGGATGTTACTGTAAGATCAAGAGGTGTAATTGAAAAATGTTCTTTCTGTGTGCAGAGAATTCAGGAATCAAAACTCACAGCCAAAAAGAAAACCGCCAATTGCGTGATGGTGATATTCGCACCGCTTGTCAGAATGCATGTCCTGCGGATGCAATCGTATTTGGAAATATGTTTGATGAAAATACAGAAGTGTATAAGTTGAATACCAGTGAACGTGCGTATGGAGTAATTGAAGAAAACCACTGGTTGCCCTCTGTATTGTATATGACTAAAGTGAGAAATAAAGATGCTGAGGATCATGTACACGAAGAGAGATTGGATATAATGGATCTATATAATTATAAATAGCAAGAAAGATGTTTGTATCACCAATTAGGGAACCACTTATTACGGGCCATAAAACTTACGCTCAAATGTCGGATGACATTATTGGGCCGATAGAGGCCAAACCAAATAAAATTTGGATGTTGGCTGTAACCGCAATGGGTATGCTGGCAATTACAGGTTTTATAATGATCGGTCTTACCATCACTTATGGTATTGGACTGTGGGGATTAAATAAAACAATTGGCTGGGCATGGGATATCACCAATTTTGTTTGGTGGATTGGTATTGGTCACGCCGGTACTTTAATCTCGGCGATACTTCTCATCTTCCGTCAAAAATGGCGCACCGGTGTAAACCGTTCGGCAGAAGCTATGACAATTTTTGCGGTAATGTGTGCGGGTTTATTTCCACTTATTCACATGGGAAGAATTTGGCTGGCATTCTTTATTTTCCCTTATCCGAATACTCGTGGACCGCTTTGGCCAAACTTTAATTCGCCATTACTTTGGGATGTATTTGCAATCTCTACTTACTTCACCGTTTCATTGTTATTCTGGTATGTAGGTTTAATACCTGATTTAGCAACTGTAAGAGATCGTGCAAAAACTGCCTTCAGAAAAAAAATATATAATGTTGTTTGTTTTGGATGGACCGGTTCAGCAAAACACTGGCAACGTTTCGAGTCATTAGGACTTGTACTTGCGGGTTTATCAACTCCACTTGTACTTTCAGTACACACAATTGTATCTTTTGACTTTGCCACTTCAGTAATTCCCGGCTGGCACACAACAATCTTTCCGCCCTACTTTGTTGCAGGGGCAATTTTCTCTGGCTTTGCAATGGTGCTTACACTGATGTTAGTAGTTCGAAAAGTCTTTCATCTGGAGGATTACATAACGATTGGCCACATTGAATCTATGAATAAGATTATTATTCTCACAGGCTCAATAGTGGGTGTTGCTTATATCACCGAATTATTTACTGCATGGTATTCTCAGAATCAATATGAGCAATACGCATTTATTAATAGAAGTACCGGACCATACTGGTGGGCTTATTGGGCAATGATGACTTGTAATGTTATCTCTCCTCAATTATTCTGGGTAAGAAAATTAAGAAGAAGCCCTGTATTTACATTCTTCATGTCCATCATTATTAATGTAGGTATGTGGTTCGAGCGCTTTGTAATTATTGGTACTTCATTACACCGTGATTATTTAGTTTCAAGTTGGTCGTATTATATACCAACTTATGTAGAGATATTTATTTATGTGGGAACTATAGGCTTCTTTATGACGCTGTTCCTCTTGTTTTCAAAAGTGGCGCCTGTGGTGGCGTTGGCGGAAGTCAAGAGTATTTTAAAATCAACCGGGGATCAGTATGTTGGCGAAAATGCTATACATGGGCACCACGAAGAACATGCCGGAGGGCATGGCTCAGATGGACATTATGAAACATTAATTAAACCTCAATAAAATAACATGTCAGATAAAAAAGTATTATTTGGTTTGTTTGAAGACGAACAAGTGTTGATGAAAGCGGTAAAAAATGTGCGGGCAGAAGGTATGAAAATTACAGACGTGCTTACACCTTTTCCTGTTCACGGCTTAGATGATGCAATGGGTTTACGTATGACTAAATTGCACAGTGCCGGTTTCATTTTTGGTATTGCCGGAACACTCACTGCATTAGTTTTTATTACATGGATCAGCACTATGAATTATCCAATTAATTATGGCGGTAAACCTTACTTCTCTTTACCTGCATGGATACCAATAACATTTGAATTAACAGTATTATTTTCTGCCGTAGGTATGACACTTACTTATATGTATCTGAATAGACTTGCACCTGGAATGAAACCAAAAATTCTGGATGAAAGAATAACCAGCCACATGTTTGCAATGACTTTTGAATTAGATGGACAAACAGCTGAAAATAAAAAACAGGAAATTCGGGATGTATTGATTGGTAATGGTGCAGTGGAAGTTTATGAAAAAGAACTGGATGCATTATAAATATATAGGCATGAAGAAATTTTTAATAATAATAATAACCGGTGCTTTTGCAATACTAATGTTGCAATCTTGCAAGAAGGCAAGTGGTGATTTTCCAGGTACTTCTTATACTAATGATATGATGTATTCACGTGCGTATGAAACATACGGACCTAATCATTTACTTAAAGATAGTATGGGTGCAATGCTACCGGTAGAAGGTACAGTGCCATTTAGTGGTGATCCACATACTGGAGAATATGATTCGACAATTGCTGCTATCAGTCTGCCTTATGAATATTCAAATTCAATAGAAGACTACGAACGTTCCGCAATGAATCCTAATCCTGTAGCGGCTAGTGCAGAAAACATTGCCCATGGCAAAATTATCTTTGATATTTATTGTGCAGTTTGTCATGGAGTTGCCGGCAATGGTCAAGGTAATATTGTTACATCGGGAAAATATAAAGCGGCACCACCAAATTATTTTGATTCATTGTATATGGTTATGCCTGATGGTAAAATGTATCATTCAATTACATATGGAAAAAATGCTATGGGTCCTTATGCATATGCAGTTTCAAAAGAAGATCGGTGGAAGGTAATTCAATACATTAATAAATTGCAGAATGATTATGCGTTGGCAAATGGCATTGCTATTCCAACAGCTACCGCAGAAGTAACAAATGAATAAGAGAAATTAACGACTGAAAATAACTTTATAACAATGAGCAGTTCAAATTCTTTTGAGTACACAAAAAAACACAAACAAACCTTCCTGTTAATGATTGTGATTGGTTTGGTTGCCGTGCTTGCCGGGTTAATTACCGGGCAGATTAATATGGAGCGTTTTTGGGCAAACTTGCTTTTGAACTCAGTATATTTTTTAGGCATTGCAGTGCTCGCCACTTTTTTTATAACAGTGCATCAAATCGCAATGGCCGGATGGCATATTAATGTGCTGCGTGTTGCTGAAGCAATGAGTCAGTTTACAAAGTATGGTGCTATATTTATTTTGGTAATTGTATTAGGAACTGCCTTTGATTATCACCATCTCTATCATTGGAGTGATGATTTTATAAAACAAGAGTATGTTACACCTACTGAATTAAAAGCCTATGAGATAGAACATACCCATAATGAGATGAAGGAGCATACCGAAGAACACAGTTTGCATTTGCAAAATGCAGAAGTTGTGCTTGCATCCACTGCAAGCGGTGAACAGGAAGAAGTTGTAAATGCGGATGGTAAAATTTTAAATCCATTTTACGATAAAATAATAGCAGGTAAAAAAGCATATCTTAATGATGGTTTCTTTATTCTGCGCACAGTTATCTATTTAGTTCTTTGGTCATTCATTGGTTTCAATCTGCGAAAATTTTCAAAAGCCCAGGATAAGGATGGTGATATAAAATGGTATAATAAAACAAGAAGTTGGTCTGCAGTATTCCTGGTTATTTGGGCGGTGTCCAGTTCTATGATGGCTTGGGATTGGGTTATGTCACTTGACCCGCATTGGTTTAGTACATTGTTTGGATGGTATCTCTTTATATCTATGTTTGTGGCAAGTCTTTGTGTTATGACTTTAATACTTGTGTATTTAAAAAACAAAGGATACATGGTTCAACTAAATGAAAATCATTTACACGATCTTGGAAAATATATTTTTGGCTTTAGTATATTCTGGACTTACTTATGGTTCTCGCAATTTATGTTGATTTGGTATAGCAATATTCCCGAAGAAACTGCATGGTTTCTTGAAATGAAACGTGAATATGGATTATTGTTTCTTCCAAATATGTTTGTCAATTTCCTTGTGCCTTTATTAGTATTAATGCGCAGGGATTCAAAAAGAAATTTAGCTGTTCTTGTAGTGGTTTCATCTATACTAGTAATTTTCCATTGGATAGATTTCTATCTGATGATTATGCCATTTACAGTAGGAGCAGATTGGGGAATAGGTTATTTTGAAATAGGAATGGTATTGGTTTTTACAGGCATGTTCTTATATGTTACTTTCAGCGAATTGGCGAAGGTTTCATTAATGCCTACCAAGCATCCGATGTTTAGAGAAAGTGTTGATCATCATCAATAAAAGAAAGAAATGACAGGTTGGTTAATTTTTATTGCAATTGCATTGGTCCTGATAGTATTATATCAGGTTACCCGCACATTAGATATTGTAAGCCAGTTAAGAGGTCAGGACGACGAAAATGTAGAGCATAGTACAAAAGTGCAGGCAATAGGATTGTTAATTTTTATGATCCTGGGTACTTATGGTTTCTTCTGGTCATTTGGCCATTTTAAAATACTAATATCGCAGCAGCTTCAGAACATGGTGAATTGATTGAACGCATGTTCATTGCCACTTTAATTGTTACAGGGGCAGTATTTGTTATCACTAATATTTTGCTTTTCACATTTGCATATATTTATAGATATCGCAGAGGACGAGAAGCCGAGCATTTTGCGCATAGCAATAAACTGGAATTAATCTGGACCGTAATACCTACAATTGTACTTACAGGGTTTGTAGTATTCGGATTGCAATCATGGACAAAAATTACGGGCAAAGCATCACCCGAAGCGATTGTTTTTGAAGTAACTGGTCAACAGTTTTTCTGGAGTGTAAGATATCCCGGCGTAGATGGTGTTTTAGGTATGAGAGATTATAATCTTATTTGCGCAGACAATCCGGTTGGAATTGTTACTAAAGAATTTATTCAACATAAAATTGCAGTGTTATCCGGCAACCCGGATTTAGGAACAAGAGGTGAAATAGGAGATCTGGAATCAAGAAAAGAAGCATTGCCTGGATTGATAGCAAATTTGCAAACAGATTTGGCGAAAAGACCAAACAGATATAAAGCGGATGATATAAAAGCAGAACTTAAAAAACTGCAAGATGAATTAGATGATATTGATGACCATATTATTGTAAGACAAAAAAATCTAGAGAGAATAGAATTAAAATATACAGATGCATATTTAACTGCAAACGCTTCTTTAATGAAAGCAGGTTATGATGATTTAATGCCATCTCAAATTCATCTGCCTGTAAATAAAGAAGCACTTGCAAAAATTACTGCATTAGATGTATTGCATGATTTTTATGTGCCTCACATGAAAGTAAAAATGGATGCAGTTCGCGGTATGCCCACTTCTTTTAAATTTACACCTACACTTACCACAACAGAAATGCGTGATATATTAAGTAGCAATCCGATTTGGCAAAAAGTGAAGGATGGAGATACCGATCCGATTTGGAAAAGTTTTAACTATGAAGTTGCCTGCGCAGAATTATGTGGAACTGGACATAGTGCAATGAAATTTATTATGGTAATTGATACAGAACCAGAATATGAAAAATGGCTTTCTGAGCAAGTGCCGTATTGGGATAATGTAGCGGGAAATTTGAAAATCAGCAAATTGAGTAATGATGCACCCGTGAAGAAATCGGAAGAACCTGTACAACCTGCAGAAACTAAAGTTGATTCGACAACAGCTGATTCAAGTGCTGCTGTTGCAGTGAAAAATTAATTCATTTTTAAATTCTTTGTATAATGTCAGTTGAAACATCAATTCAAGAACAGCAACATACGGATGTACACGCACATGATCACGATCATGCGCACCATGAACATCACCAAAGTTTTATAACTAAGTACATTTTTTCTACCGATCACAAGGTGATTGCAAAGCAATTTCTAATCACCGGAATTATATGGGCAATAGTTGGTGGTGGCTTATCTGTTTTATTCCGTATTCAACTCGGTTATCCGGATGCAGATCTTACTTGGATTAAGCCCTTCTTAGGAAAATGGATTACAGAGGATGGACATATTGCACCTGAATTCTATAATGCATTAATTACTATGCATGGTACCATTCTTATATTCTTTGTATTAACAGCAGGATTAAGTGGTACGTTTTCAAATTATTTAATTCCATTAATGATTGGTGCCCGAGATATGGCCTCCGGATTTATAAATATGTTATCCTATTGGTTCTTCTTTATTTCCGGTCTTGTAATGGCATTATCTTTTTTCTTAGCTACTGGTCCTGCATCAGGTGGTTGGACAGCATATCCTCCCTTAAATGCCTTGCCGCAAGCAACAAGTGGAAGTATTGCAGGAGTAGATTATTGGCTTATCAGTATTGCATTGTTTATTATATCAGTTCTTCTTGGAGGCTTAAATTATATCACCACAATAATTAATTTGAGAACTAGAGGCATGAAGATGTTTCGTTTGCCACTTCCTATTTGGGCATTTTTACTAACAGCAGTCATCGGTGTTTTATCTTTCCCGGTGTTATTATCTGCTTCTGTTTTAATGTTGTTTGACAGAAATATGGGAACAAGTTTTTACCTCGATCAGATTTATATCAGCGGTGAAGCTTTAGCAAATTCCGGAGGTAGCCCTATTTTATACCAGCACTTATTCTGGTTTCTTGGTCACCCGGAAGTATATATTATTATTTTGCCGGCAATGGGTATTGTTTCCGAAGTGCTATCAGTCCATTCCCGAAAACCGATTTTTGGATATACTGCGATGGTGTATTCCTTATTTGCCATTACGGTCTTATCCTTTATTGTGTGGGCGCATCACATGTTTGTTACCGGTATGAATCCTTTTGTCGGGTCCATCTTCGTAATTTTTACTTTAATTATTGCCGTCCCCTCGGCGGTAAAAGTCTTTAACTGGCTCACCACCTTATGGCATGGGAATATCAAACTGAATCCGCAAATGTTATTTGCAATCGGATTTGTTTCGGTGTTTATCTCCGGAGGTGTTACCGGAATTTTCCTCGGAAACTCTTCTCTTGATATTGAATTACACGATACTTATTTTGTGGTTGCACACTTCCATCTTGTTATGGGTGTTGCTGCATTTTTGGAATGTTTGCAGGTATTTATCATTGGTTTCCAAAAATGTTTGGACGACATGAATCAAACACTTGGTTATGTTCATTTCTGGGGAACACTGATTTGCGCATACCTCATTTTTTATCCAATGCACTTTGAATATATGTTGCCACGTCGTTATCCTACACATGTTGGGTTCGACACCTTCGGAATGTTTGCTCAATTAAATCAATTTATTTCCATCGCTGCATTCTTTTCTTTTGCATTCCAATTGCTGTTTGTATTTAACTTTTTCTATAGCATTTGGTACGGAAGAAGAATGAAAGAATTAAATCCTTATCATGCAAATACATTAGAATGGACTACACCTTTGCGTCCGGGACATGGTAACTGGCCGGGTGAAATTCAGACGTGCATCGTTGGGCTTATGATTACAGCAAACGAGGAAGAGAATTTATTCCACAAACTGAGCCATTATCACAACAAGAAATTGAGTTGGGCGAGCATGGGGATGAATCTGATACTGATAAGATTAAAGAAGAAGAAACATATCGTAAATAATTTTGCCACGCAGTATTTCCATATTATCTGATTTTACTTCCCGAGTTAAATCCAAAGTAACAGACTATTTGTTATTGGTGAAATTCCGGCTGAGTTTTATTGTTGTATTCAGTGCAGGAATAGGATATGTATTTGCCAGTGGCGATATGCATTATTTCGGATTATTTCTGCTTGCAGGATTTTTTAATTACCGCCGCTTCCAATGCTTTGAATCAGATTATAGAAGTGGAAACAGATAAGCTGATGGGGCGCACTGCTAACCGTCCATTACCAGCCGGAAGAATGCAAAGCACCGAAGCCATAATTGCTGCAGGAACTATGGGCATTTCAGGTATTGTTTTAATGTGGATATTATTTAATCCTATAAATTGCATTACTGGGCGCACTTTCATTATTGAGTTATGCATTTATTTATACTCCCATAAAAAGAATATCGCCACTCGCAGTTTTTGTAGGTGCATTTCCCGGAGCAGTTCCACCACTAATTGGATGGGCGGCTGCAACAGGTTCAATTGGCGAGATGGCAATTATTTTATTTGTTATTCAATTCATGTGGCAGTTCCCGCATTTCTGGGCAATTGCATGGGTGGCATTTGATGATTATAAAAGGGCTGGTTTTCAATTATTGCCTACAGTTTCAGGGCAAAGCAAAGCATCTGCTTTTCATGTGTTGATGTACACTATTTTTTTAATTCCAATTAGTTTGATTCCATTTTTATCCGGATTTACAGGAAGTGTTTCTGCAATAATAATTGCATTAACAGGATTAGGATTTTTATATCAGGCTATACAATTGTATAAATCATGTGATGTAAAGTCTGCCAGAAAACTTATGTTTGGATCGTTTCTGTATTTACCTATAGTTTTAATCGCTTTATTTTTTGACAGAATATAATAATGCAAAGAACAATAACACATAGCAGATATATTATTCATCCATTCAGATTTAATCTGTGGATTGCAATAGTTACAATGATCATGATGTTTGCTGCTTTCACCAGTGCCTATATCGTGAAGAAAGGAAACGTAAACTGGGCAGTTACTTCGCTTCCACAATTATTTACCTATAGTACTATAGTGATAGTTGCCAGTAGCGTGATGATGCACATGGCTTATATCAGTTTCCGAAAAAATAATGTATATCGCTATCGGGTTTTTATTGTAATTACTACTTTGCTGGGAGCTACATTTTTGACAATGCAAATTTTAGCATGGATGCAATGGGTGGATAGTGGAATAACACTTACTTCCAGTATTCCAGGTGCTTTTATTTATATCATTACGGGAGCCCATTTTGTGCATGTGGCCGGAGGAGTAATTGCATTGATTATTTTTAGTGTGAAAGCATTTACAAGTATAAAAACTCCCGTGGATTCTGTAATGCAAAATTTAGATCCTGATAAAAAAGTAAGTGTTGAATTAATGGCTACCTATTGGCATTTTGTAGATTTTTTATGGCTCTATTTATTTTTCTTTTTTCAATACGCATAATTAAAAGATAGTATTTTGGAAACAACAACCATGCAATCAAACCCTAACGAACTCTGGAGTGGAGGAGAATCACCATTTGGTTCCAGCTATGGAAAAATAATGATGTGGTACTTTTTGATTTCAGACACATTTACTTTTGCCGGACTGCTGATTTCTTATGGCGCTATTCGCACAAGTCATCCTGCGCATGATCCTACAAATCCTTATAGCTGGCCGGATCCAAATGAAGTATTTAATGGCGTACCTTTTTTGAAGCACATGCACCTTTGGTGTTTGTAACCTTCATGACTTTTACGCTGATTCTTTCCAGTGTTACCATGGTTCGTGCAGTTCAGGAAGGGCATGCCATGAATCGCAAAGGTGTATTGTTCTGGTTAGGCTGGACTATCCTTGGCGGATTAGTGTTCGTGGGAAGTCAGGCTTTTGAATGGACACACTTAATTCATGAAGGAATGAATCTGAAAGGCAATCCATTTGGTGCGCAAAGTTTCGGTCAATTATTTTTTGTGATTACCGGTTTCCACGGATTGCATGTGAGTGTGGGCGTGTTGTTAAATACATGGGCATTCTCAATGGTATTTTTAGGAGTATTTGAACGCCGTGGACATTATGAAATGATTGAAAAATTAGGATTATACTGGCACTTTGTTGATTTAGTTTGGGTGTTTGTTTTCCTTGCATTTTACTTACTATAAAAAAACAGAACGCATGAGTACTTTAACACATGAAGAGGCTGCAAAAAAGTTTGGCAAGTTTGTTATATTCTTGCTTTTGTAACTGCTTTTGAAATTGCTGCGGCGCTTATTCATTATTTCTATATTCCGGAAAGTCCGA is a genomic window of Bacteroidota bacterium containing:
- a CDS encoding cytochrome c, translated to MKKFLIIIITGAFAILMLQSCKKASGDFPGTSYTNDMMYSRAYETYGPNHLLKDSMGAMLPVEGTVPFSGDPHTGEYDSTIAAISLPYEYSNSIEDYERSAMNPNPVAASAENIAHGKIIFDIYCAVCHGVAGNGQGNIVTSGKYKAAPPNYFDSLYMVMPDGKMYHSITYGKNAMGPYAYAVSKEDRWKVIQYINKLQNDYALANGIAIPTATAEVTNE
- a CDS encoding quinol:cytochrome C oxidoreductase, which translates into the protein MSSSNSFEYTKKHKQTFLLMIVIGLVAVLAGLITGQINMERFWANLLLNSVYFLGIAVLATFFITVHQIAMAGWHINVLRVAEAMSQFTKYGAIFILVIVLGTAFDYHHLYHWSDDFIKQEYVTPTELKAYEIEHTHNEMKEHTEEHSLHLQNAEVVLASTASGEQEEVVNADGKILNPFYDKIIAGKKAYLNDGFFILRTVIYLVLWSFIGFNLRKFSKAQDKDGDIKWYNKTRSWSAVFLVIWAVSSSMMAWDWVMSLDPHWFSTLFGWYLFISMFVASLCVMTLILVYLKNKGYMVQLNENHLHDLGKYIFGFSIFWTYLWFSQFMLIWYSNIPEETAWFLEMKREYGLLFLPNMFVNFLVPLLVLMRRDSKRNLAVLVVVSSILVIFHWIDFYLMIMPFTVGADWGIGYFEIGMVLVFTGMFLYVTFSELAKVSLMPTKHPMFRESVDHHQ
- a CDS encoding DUF3341 domain-containing protein, which translates into the protein MSDKKVLFGLFEDEQVLMKAVKNVRAEGMKITDVLTPFPVHGLDDAMGLRMTKLHSAGFIFGIAGTLTALVFITWISTMNYPINYGGKPYFSLPAWIPITFELTVLFSAVGMTLTYMYLNRLAPGMKPKILDERITSHMFAMTFELDGQTAENKKQEIRDVLIGNGAVEVYEKELDAL
- a CDS encoding cytochrome c oxidase subunit 3 encodes the protein MQRTITHSRYIIHPFRFNLWIAIVTMIMMFAAFTSAYIVKKGNVNWAVTSLPQLFTYSTIVIVASSVMMHMAYISFRKNNVYRYRVFIVITTLLGATFLTMQILAWMQWVDSGITLTSSIPGAFIYIITGAHFVHVAGGVIALIIFSVKAFTSIKTPVDSVMQNLDPDKKVSVELMATYWHFVDFLWLYLFFFFQYA
- a CDS encoding cbb3-type cytochrome c oxidase subunit I, whose product is MSVETSIQEQQHTDVHAHDHDHAHHEHHQSFITKYIFSTDHKVIAKQFLITGIIWAIVGGGLSVLFRIQLGYPDADLTWIKPFLGKWITEDGHIAPEFYNALITMHGTILIFFVLTAGLSGTFSNYLIPLMIGARDMASGFINMLSYWFFFISGLVMALSFFLATGPASGGWTAYPPLNALPQATSGSIAGVDYWLISIALFIISVLLGGLNYITTIINLRTRGMKMFRLPLPIWAFLLTAVIGVLSFPVLLSASVLMLFDRNMGTSFYLDQIYISGEALANSGGSPILYQHLFWFLGHPEVYIIILPAMGIVSEVLSVHSRKPIFGYTAMVYSLFAITVLSFIVWAHHMFVTGMNPFVGSIFVIFTLIIAVPSAVKVFNWLTTLWHGNIKLNPQMLFAIGFVSVFISGGVTGIFLGNSSLDIELHDTYFVVAHFHLVMGVAAFLECLQVFIIGFQKCLDDMNQTLGYVHFWGTLICAYLIFYPMHFEYMLPRRYPTHVGFDTFGMFAQLNQFISIAAFFSFAFQLLFVFNFFYSIWYGRRMKELNPYHANTLEWTTPLRPGHGNWPGEIQTCIVGLMITANEEENLFHKLSHYHNKKLSWASMGMNLILIRLKKKKHIVNNFATQYFHII
- the nrfD gene encoding polysulfide reductase NrfD, producing MFVSPIREPLITGHKTYAQMSDDIIGPIEAKPNKIWMLAVTAMGMLAITGFIMIGLTITYGIGLWGLNKTIGWAWDITNFVWWIGIGHAGTLISAILLIFRQKWRTGVNRSAEAMTIFAVMCAGLFPLIHMGRIWLAFFIFPYPNTRGPLWPNFNSPLLWDVFAISTYFTVSLLFWYVGLIPDLATVRDRAKTAFRKKIYNVVCFGWTGSAKHWQRFESLGLVLAGLSTPLVLSVHTIVSFDFATSVIPGWHTTIFPPYFVAGAIFSGFAMVLTLMLVVRKVFHLEDYITIGHIESMNKIIILTGSIVGVAYITELFTAWYSQNQYEQYAFINRSTGPYWWAYWAMMTCNVISPQLFWVRKLRRSPVFTFFMSIIINVGMWFERFVIIGTSLHRDYLVSSWSYYIPTYVEIFIYVGTIGFFMTLFLLFSKVAPVVALAEVKSILKSTGDQYVGENAIHGHHEEHAGGHGSDGHYETLIKPQ